The window ATCATTTTAGATTTTTGCATTAAGCTAAGACGTCTATCAAGTAGTCACCCCACGAAATTAGCTGTATATTAGATGTATACGTAGTCATTGTACGAAGGAGGAATTTTTTTGGTATCATCGAAAGATGTTGCAAAATATGCAGGCGTGTCCCAAACAACGGTTTCTCGTGTGTTGAATACGCCTGAGTTAGTGAAAAAACCAACACTCGATAAAGTAATGAAAGCCATTCAAGAGCTGAATTATTTCCCAAATGCTCATGCGCGTTCACTTGTTCAGAATAAAACGGATACCATTGTCCTTCTATCTGGACCATTGCATAATCCATTTTTCGTCGACACAACTACTGCGATTGTAAATTTTGCGAATGATATGGGTTACCGTGTGAATGTTCAGTTTGTCAATGATAAAAAACTTTCTGAAGCTTATGCTACAGCAATTGAACATAAAGTAGATGGTATAATTTTGTCCTGCATTTTGATTGACGATCCCTTTTTTGAGCAATTAAAACGCATGAATATCCCATTTATCACTTATAACCGGAAACATAAAAATAATGAATACTTTGTAGAAATTGACAACTTTGAAGCAGGCTATTTAGCAGCGCAACATGTCATCAATCAAGGGCATAAACGAATTGCCTGGGTTGGTGGACCATTAACTGTTAGTACTTTTAATAATCGCTATCTTGGTTTCCTACAAGCATTGCGGGATGCTTCTATGGACATAGCAGAGGCATATATTTTCAATACGGATACCTCGAAGCTAGATGTTTCTCGTGCTTTTAAAACTTTAATGGCACACCAACATCCCCCTACTGCTATTTGTACAGGTGCTGATTCCCTAGCACTAAATTTATTAGACGACGCTATGCGGGCGAATATTGACGTTCCTACTGACCTTAGCATTATTGGCATAGATAATGTCGACTTAAGTCAGCACGGAGCTATTCAACTAACAACAGTTGGGAGTATATCAGAGCAAAACTTAGGTTTTATGGCAATTGAAAAATTAATTGAAATGATTGAAAATAAAAAAAATAGTTGCGTAAAAATTACGGAATCTGTTAAAGTGTTTGATAGAAGCACTACTCGAAAAATATAAAAACAAACTTTCATAAGGTTTGTTTTATATTTTATTACCAAATGAATACGTAACCATTTCATTTTTTTATTAACACTGAATGGTTACGTATTCATATATTTATATATCGATGATAGCGCTTCCTTATTTTTTACTCAAAATGGTTACGTATTCATTTAATTTTGTTAGGGGGCCTGTTTCATTTTTTAGCTTTCATTTATTTAAGGGGTTATTTTCACATTAGGAGGAGAAATATTATATGAAATGGCAAGAACGCGAATATGGCGAAGAATCGCCTCATATTCCAGCGGGTCCTTTTAAAATCCGCTTACCTTTTATTCACTATCGTTTTGAATGGCCAGACTATGTACAAGGGTTGTTAATGTGCGCGGTTGATTTATCTGCGATTCCACTGTTAACTACTTTACTTGGCATGCCGTTTGAAGTAGCTCTAGCCATTATTGTATTAAATGGTTTGTTTTATTTAACTCATCATTTATTAGGTGATCCAGCAGTGCCAGGGTGGATTACACCAGCAATCCCACTTATCACATTGTATTGTCAGCAGTTCCCCGAA of the Lysinibacillus fusiformis genome contains:
- a CDS encoding LacI family DNA-binding transcriptional regulator, which translates into the protein MVSSKDVAKYAGVSQTTVSRVLNTPELVKKPTLDKVMKAIQELNYFPNAHARSLVQNKTDTIVLLSGPLHNPFFVDTTTAIVNFANDMGYRVNVQFVNDKKLSEAYATAIEHKVDGIILSCILIDDPFFEQLKRMNIPFITYNRKHKNNEYFVEIDNFEAGYLAAQHVINQGHKRIAWVGGPLTVSTFNNRYLGFLQALRDASMDIAEAYIFNTDTSKLDVSRAFKTLMAHQHPPTAICTGADSLALNLLDDAMRANIDVPTDLSIIGIDNVDLSQHGAIQLTTVGSISEQNLGFMAIEKLIEMIENKKNSCVKITESVKVFDRSTTRKI